One window of Chloroflexota bacterium genomic DNA carries:
- a CDS encoding glycosyltransferase family 39 protein codes for MSTLTKTWVEHRALVLILAAFIALGVTYSIITPIFEAGDEIWHYPFVQHLAAGHGLPIQDPNVKTLWEQEGGQPPLYYAINALATFWIDTRDLPDRLWLNPHARIGIPLDFGNKNLVVHTSAESFPWHNTALAVHLIRLLSILMSAGTVTLTYALVLVIASHTAVKQFPTPPQPSPWQGEGERGVIAASQKSLLAMTNDKTLAAFAAAFVAFNPMFLFISASVNNDNLATLLATLALVLMARLVTRGVTMRRFVVLGVVLGLGALTKISNLGLLGVAGCVFVYLLLGRGLTRTLVSPARAGVNADRKYISTLVRVLRNPRPIIIGSLICAALVVLIAFWWYARNWMLYGDPSAFDVWVAIAGGRPTPMTITGLFNEFQGFRISFWGNFGGVNIIAPEWVYSILDAFTVLALVGLLIGVWRRALPGLLAIPALWFVLINLSLVRWTWLTMASQGRLIFPAIGALAVLFVYGLGQFRIQNSEFRIQNHVLLLPFAFLLLAFSLLAPFTLIAPTYTLPPRFADASRVPNQTQIIFDNQAELIGYALAQKSIAPGGELPITLYWRARETMGEDFSVGIRLIDSDGNVVGRWDAFSGRGLYPTRVWQPGEIVVDEYRVPLVSDARTAQGARVDVTLYRRAPLENLTARDPRGNAITPNVARFKIAGQSQIQIENPVRYDFADQVALVGYAIAPNAHAGESLRVRLFWRALKSLDEDYTVFVHLVDANGKLIAQKDDQPQHGAYPTSLWDAGEIVADEYALTLPRDAPPGEYRVIVGLYRASDVTRLPVNGGDAITLSTIQFP; via the coding sequence ACAGCCGCCACTCTATTACGCGATCAACGCGCTCGCGACGTTTTGGATTGACACGCGCGATTTGCCGGACCGGTTGTGGTTGAATCCGCACGCGCGCATCGGTATTCCACTCGATTTCGGCAACAAGAATCTCGTCGTGCACACAAGCGCGGAAAGTTTTCCGTGGCACAACACCGCGCTCGCCGTTCACCTCATCCGCTTGCTCTCGATTTTGATGTCAGCAGGTACCGTCACGTTGACGTACGCGCTTGTGCTTGTCATTGCGAGCCACACCGCGGTGAAGCAATTCCCAACCCCACCCCAGCCCTCCCCTTGGCAAGGGGAGGGAGAGAGAGGGGTGATTGCTGCGTCGCAAAAATCGCTCCTCGCAATGACAAACGACAAAACACTCGCCGCATTTGCCGCCGCGTTCGTCGCGTTCAATCCAATGTTCCTGTTCATCAGCGCGTCGGTGAACAACGACAATCTCGCGACGCTGCTTGCGACACTGGCGCTGGTGCTGATGGCGCGACTCGTCACACGCGGCGTAACGATGCGGCGATTCGTCGTCCTGGGCGTCGTGCTCGGCTTAGGCGCACTGACCAAAATCAGCAACCTGGGTTTACTCGGCGTCGCGGGGTGTGTGTTTGTGTATTTGCTTTTGGGACGCGGATTAACGCGGACCCTTGTATCGCCCGCAAGGGCAGGTGTGAACGCGGATAGAAAATATATTTCTACGCTCGTCCGCGTGCTACGCAATCCGCGTCCCATTATAATTGGCAGTCTGATTTGCGCCGCGCTCGTCGTCCTCATCGCGTTCTGGTGGTATGCGCGCAACTGGATGTTGTACGGCGATCCGTCCGCGTTCGATGTGTGGGTGGCGATAGCCGGCGGGCGACCAACGCCAATGACCATCACTGGTCTGTTCAACGAGTTCCAGGGTTTTCGCATTTCGTTCTGGGGCAACTTTGGCGGCGTCAACATCATCGCGCCCGAGTGGGTGTATTCGATTCTCGATGCGTTCACCGTGCTCGCGCTCGTTGGTTTGTTGATTGGCGTGTGGCGGCGCGCGCTGCCGGGTTTGCTCGCGATTCCCGCGTTGTGGTTTGTGCTCATCAACCTCTCGCTCGTTCGCTGGACGTGGCTCACGATGGCGTCGCAGGGACGTTTGATTTTTCCGGCGATTGGCGCGCTGGCGGTGTTGTTCGTGTACGGGCTGGGACAATTCAGAATTCAGAATTCAGAATTCAGAATTCAGAATCACGTTTTACTTTTGCCTTTCGCCTTTTTACTTTTAGCTTTCTCCTTGCTCGCGCCCTTCACTCTCATCGCGCCAACCTACACCTTGCCGCCGCGTTTTGCCGATGCGTCCCGCGTACCGAATCAAACGCAAATCATTTTCGACAATCAAGCCGAGTTGATTGGTTACGCACTCGCACAAAAATCCATCGCGCCCGGCGGTGAGTTGCCGATCACGCTTTACTGGCGCGCGCGCGAAACGATGGGCGAAGATTTTTCGGTGGGCATTCGCTTGATTGATTCAGATGGGAATGTCGTCGGACGCTGGGATGCGTTCTCCGGTCGCGGCTTGTATCCGACACGCGTGTGGCAACCGGGCGAAATCGTCGTGGACGAGTACCGCGTGCCGCTCGTATCCGACGCGCGCACGGCGCAAGGTGCGCGCGTAGACGTGACGCTCTATCGCCGCGCGCCGCTCGAAAATCTGACCGCGCGTGACCCGCGCGGCAACGCCATCACGCCGAACGTCGCGCGTTTCAAAATCGCGGGGCAATCGCAAATCCAAATCGAAAATCCGGTGCGGTACGATTTCGCGGATCAGGTCGCGTTGGTCGGCTATGCCATCGCGCCGAACGCGCACGCGGGTGAATCGCTGCGCGTCCGCTTGTTCTGGCGCGCGCTCAAATCGCTGGACGAGGATTACACCGTGTTCGTGCATCTCGTTGATGCGAATGGCAAGCTCATCGCGCAAAAAGACGATCAACCGCAACACGGCGCGTACCCGACCTCGCTTTGGGACGCCGGCGAAATTGTCGCGGACGAGTACGCGTTGACACTGCCGCGCGATGCGCCACCCGGCGAGTATCGCGTGATCGTCGGTTTGTATCGCGCGAGCGATGTCACGCGCTTGCCGGTCAACGGCGGCGACGCGATTACATTGAGTACGATTCAATTTCCGTAA